In Xylocopa sonorina isolate GNS202 chromosome 16, iyXylSono1_principal, whole genome shotgun sequence, the sequence TACGAAATATTTACTTTATGTTAAATATGAGAGAATACAACAAAAATTAATAAAGGGTCAAAAATTATTTTCGAATTAATTTCAGTTCTAATGACGACGTTCATAtttgttttctttcttttcaaaCTGTAACAATTCATTATCATCGAAATTCAATTTTGTGAACGTTTTTAATTGTGAACGTGATTAATATATTCTTCTTGTCTTTAAAGGAAACAAATAAAAATCACCTAAATGATTctggacacacacacacacacacgcacacacgattAACTAGAAAATAGTCTATCAAGtacaaataatataaaaagaTCTAATATATAAGAATGATGCAAATGATGAATAAACCAACCGATATacattgctgatataaaatgctctataaaaatatttttacttaAACGTGCCAAATTTGTAtacttgtaaataaacgaaagtcaactaatttatataattaaaaatttacTGCACACGATTATGCAGCTATTTGTATGAAATTCATGCGTACTTCTATATGTACACTACATATTTACAActacaattaaataaaatatgaaAGTAATATATTTTACAGATGCAAATATTTGATTAAACCCAATACTTTCCAGGAATTGATTAGCAATTACTTTAAACCATCTCTGATTTTTTGAAGAGCTTACTAAAGAGCTGAGTAAACAAGCTTGCCGTTAATGTTAATGCACCATCTGTTGTACTTATATTAAGTTTTTGCAATCAAACAGTTCAGTCCCCCATTGAAATTCGTGTCGTTCTCATGGCTGTATTACATTAAACGATATGgagtttttcatttttttcaatgGAAGTTTCGTGGTAGGTGTGCTAATGTGATATAAAAGTGCCGTTGTGTGCACTATTCGAATAACTGAGAAGTCTATGAATTTTCAGCTTGAAAATATCGACACCAGCAAGCAAATGTTCCCCTCAGAAATTTGGAAAATACGTCCTATGTGGGAGGTGATGCTAAAAGTTATCAGTGTTTTACCAATCATCGTCCTTGGTTCATTAGCTAACAGTGGCTTAATCTATGTGGTATTCAAAGAAAAATCTCTACATACTACAACAAATCTCTTGATTGTAAACATGTGTATCGCAGATTTTGGCACCTGCCTAATATGCCCATGTATGTTTCTTTGCATCGATTTATTTCAAAACTACATATTGGGAGACGTTGGTTGCCGACTAGATGGATCATTGGTGCACGCTTTAACATTGGTTGTGGTCTTTAACTTAAGTGCAATCAGTTATGATCGCGTTTCAGCTGTTTTTAATTGTTTGGGAAAGTTAACAAGGAGGTGATATCACAGATTTAATACCGACTACTCTAAAAAACCTTGCTGAGAAACAGTATATACTTTGATACTTTTTATATTGAAGGATGACGTTGGTTTTGCTTTTCACTACCTGGATATCTGGTATAATTATCGCTATTCCTTTAATGTACCTTCGACGGTACTATGAAAGACACTGGAACAATTTTATAGAAAGATACTGCACGGAAGACACTGTGCTTGTTTACCCTTATTGGCATATATTCATGGGTCTAAGCGTTTGGATACCATTAACTATAATGGCAATATGTTACTCGGCTATTCTCATAAAAGTATCGTTTAGTCGGTAGTTTTCCTTTATACAAAACTAAAACTATCGTTTTATGCTACATTTTCAATTTATAGCTAGATCGTTACAAATCACAAGCTCTGAGAAGCAAGTATTCTATTATGGTCAAATACAAGGGAAGAGTAACGCATGTTATGGCACTCGTAGTATTAGCATTCATTATATGCCGTGTACCGTTCACAGCGTTAGTCATTCAAAGGGCAAAATTATCAAAGGGGCCACAAAAAATAGGGGCAGCAGAAACTATGTATCCATTATGGTAATTATATCTATGCAATCTCATCGATTATGTAATATGTGAATAATTTCCACAGGTATATTAGCAGATATTTGGTACTGGTTAATGCAGCAATAAACCCTTTGTTATATGGCTTTAGTAGTAGTTTGTTACGAAAAAAGTTGGAATTGTATCCTGCTACATCCTGGCTAATCTGGCTGAAAAAACAACAGAGATCGAAACCATATACTGGTTCACAGTTAAGAGCACTGAATTTTCAAGACTCAAGATCACGATCTCCTTCTGTACAAATAAACATTAACAACAACATGGACACAGTACCAAATGTTTCATCGACAATTAGATCTGCAAATAAAGAAAAACAAATTCAACTATCAACGGATGTACTCAGCAATCGTTATTCTTCAGAAAATGGGCTGCTGATGAACACATCGATGTAAGATgagatttatatattatatatgttgcACGTTTACATAATGTGAAATATATAAAACTGTAATGTGAaaacaattaaataaaatagaaaCGGCAGTTTTAAATATAAAGCACTTCTCGATCTGGTCAATATTCGATCTATTTTTGCATAAGTAAAAAATCAAAATGGATACCTACATATCCGAAGTATTATTATTTAATTGCTACATTTTTGAGGCTGTCAGCTGTGAGTTTTCCACCATTGGCAGTAAGTAAAAGATTTCCACTCCAGGATGCCTCTCCGGCACCGTTCACTACAAGATCAACCTGGACAAAGAATATAAATTATGAATACGTATTGTTTTTCCTACTTTACTATGAACATACTTGCAACTTTTCCCAGACTTTCTTCTTTGGATTAAGTATATCATCCGGTGATCCATCCTCGTATCCATCAACAAAAACTTTTTCACCCGGTTCGCTATTTAGCGGAGGTCTTAATGGTTCAACTTGTCTGCTAGGTTCGTCTCTATATTGCAAAGATACGATTAAAAATGTTATTTAATATAGGGAAAGATATATTTACAGAATCAAGACATACACCGATGCACATAAAACCATCCCATGAGATTGGACACCTCTTAATGATGCTGGTTTTAGATTTGCAAGGACAACTACCATTCTATCTTTCATTTCTTCTAATGGCACATAATTTACCAGCCCGCTAACTATCGTACGAGGTCCGTTCTCTTCTCCCAGATCTATTTTCTCTATATAAAGTGTATCA encodes:
- the LOC143431031 gene encoding neuropeptide Y receptor type 1, with translation MEFFIFFNGSFVLENIDTSKQMFPSEIWKIRPMWEVMLKVISVLPIIVLGSLANSGLIYVVFKEKSLHTTTNLLIVNMCIADFGTCLICPCMFLCIDLFQNYILGDVGCRLDGSLVHALTLVVVFNLSAISYDRVSAVFNCLGKLTRRMTLVLLFTTWISGIIIAIPLMYLRRYYERHWNNFIERYCTEDTVLVYPYWHIFMGLSVWIPLTIMAICYSAILIKLDRYKSQALRSKYSIMVKYKGRVTHVMALVVLAFIICRVPFTALVIQRAKLSKGPQKIGAAETMYPLWYISRYLVLVNAAINPLLYGFSSSLLRKKLELYPATSWLIWLKKQQRSKPYTGSQLRALNFQDSRSRSPSVQININNNMDTVPNVSSTIRSANKEKQIQLSTDVLSNRYSSENGLLMNTSINGSFKYKALLDLVNIRSIFA